Proteins encoded by one window of Ignavibacteriota bacterium:
- the mazG gene encoding nucleoside triphosphate pyrophosphohydrolase, which translates to MSSNIPVPEPENPDSAVSQFENFVEIVKILRRECPWDRKQTNESIAPLMIEEVYEAIDAIYKRDDAEFSKELGDLLLHIVMHAVMAEERGGFSLTDVVRKISEKMIHRHPHVFSNTEVKDEHEVLQNWEALKLKEHKDSEKPKSTLDGVPNCLPALLRAERIQYKVSRVGFDWTDKNDVWNKIYEEFDEFRRELTSGNKENARKELGDFIFAIVNAARHEGIVAEEALHLTNNKFKSRFQFIEKRALELGRNLNDMTLEEMDAIWDEAKLTIK; encoded by the coding sequence ATGAGTAGTAATATACCTGTTCCTGAGCCAGAAAATCCTGATTCAGCTGTAAGTCAATTTGAAAATTTTGTTGAAATAGTTAAAATTCTCAGACGTGAATGTCCTTGGGACCGAAAGCAGACAAACGAATCTATAGCTCCATTGATGATTGAAGAAGTCTATGAAGCTATTGATGCAATTTATAAAAGAGATGATGCTGAATTTTCCAAAGAGCTTGGAGATTTGCTTCTTCATATTGTAATGCATGCGGTAATGGCTGAAGAAAGAGGCGGTTTTAGTCTTACTGATGTTGTTAGAAAGATTTCCGAGAAAATGATCCACCGCCATCCTCATGTTTTTAGTAATACAGAAGTGAAAGATGAGCATGAGGTTTTGCAAAATTGGGAAGCACTGAAACTAAAAGAGCACAAAGATAGTGAAAAACCTAAATCTACTCTTGATGGGGTACCTAATTGCCTTCCTGCGTTATTAAGAGCTGAAAGAATTCAGTATAAGGTCTCGAGAGTTGGATTTGACTGGACTGATAAAAATGATGTCTGGAATAAAATTTATGAAGAATTTGATGAATTCCGCAGAGAATTAACTTCAGGAAATAAAGAAAATGCCCGCAAAGAGTTAGGAGATTTTATTTTTGCAATAGTTAACGCAGCCCGTCACGAAGGTATCGTGGCTGAAGAAGCACTGCATCTTACAAATAATAAATTCAAATCAAGATTTCAGTTTATTGAAAAACGCGCCTTAGAACTTGGCAGAAACCTGAATGATATGACTTTGGAGGAAATGGATGCTATATGGGATGAAGCAAAATTGACAATAAAATAA
- a CDS encoding collagen-like protein: protein MEIFKKFSMLLVMVVFSLAMLNCTKEGPAGPAGKDGAAGKDGADGKDGNATCGVCHSDNADAVNLIFAQYELSQHNRGVVFDYTAGRISCGGCHTGDGFREAVKMGVDDPSSVATEAINCKTCHKIHVNYDETDWAMRHEGPVKLRKTGFDFDQKVANTCVRCHQARTYNDVAGADTTFITTGSTTYTRYGPHYATAANVMAMKGLYHFEGPENIPTNNIHGNLEKGCASCHMGSLSTNPSVGGHSFKMTPAQMTQIDECKTCHPTGDFTAGTKAKEIAAMIAEMREIVVEKGWVDLSSAPSEYFAQSKEGNYMTKQQVEATLNYFYISRDRSNGAHNPRYVYAIAKNTLEFLKTQ, encoded by the coding sequence ATGGAAATCTTTAAAAAATTCTCTATGCTCCTTGTTATGGTAGTATTCAGTTTAGCAATGCTTAACTGTACTAAAGAAGGACCTGCCGGACCAGCCGGCAAAGATGGCGCTGCCGGTAAAGATGGCGCAGATGGTAAAGACGGCAACGCAACTTGCGGCGTTTGTCACTCAGACAATGCTGATGCAGTAAATTTGATTTTTGCACAGTATGAATTATCTCAACACAATCGTGGTGTAGTATTTGACTATACTGCTGGTAGAATTTCTTGTGGTGGTTGCCACACAGGCGACGGTTTCAGAGAAGCTGTAAAAATGGGCGTTGATGATCCGTCTTCAGTTGCAACTGAAGCAATTAATTGTAAAACATGTCATAAGATTCACGTAAATTATGACGAAACAGATTGGGCTATGCGACATGAAGGACCTGTTAAATTGCGTAAAACAGGATTCGATTTCGACCAGAAAGTTGCCAATACTTGTGTAAGATGCCATCAAGCACGCACTTACAATGATGTTGCAGGTGCTGACACTACATTCATAACAACCGGAAGTACTACTTATACAAGATATGGACCTCATTATGCCACAGCAGCAAATGTTATGGCTATGAAAGGTTTATACCACTTTGAAGGACCTGAAAATATTCCTACAAACAATATTCATGGTAACCTTGAAAAAGGTTGTGCATCTTGTCACATGGGATCATTATCAACTAATCCATCTGTTGGCGGTCACTCGTTTAAGATGACACCTGCTCAGATGACTCAGATTGATGAATGTAAAACTTGCCATCCAACAGGTGATTTTACTGCAGGTACAAAAGCAAAAGAAATTGCTGCAATGATAGCTGAAATGAGAGAAATTGTAGTTGAAAAGGGTTGGGTGGACTTGTCATCAGCTCCATCTGAATATTTTGCTCAGTCAAAAGAAGGTAACTATATGACTAAGCAACAAGTCGAAGCAACTTTGAACTATTTCTATATTTCAAGAGACAGAAGTAATGGCGCTCATAACCCGCGTTATGTATATGCTATTGCAAAAAATACTCTTGAATTTTTGAAAACTCAATAA